One genomic window of Elaeis guineensis isolate ETL-2024a chromosome 2, EG11, whole genome shotgun sequence includes the following:
- the LOC105053802 gene encoding GDSL esterase/lipase At5g03810, protein MGSRIGGMGGSVMLLLVAQLWVGLVAVCEGQGLVPGVMIFGDSVVDVGNNNNRLTLVKANFPPYGRDFANHIPTGRFCNGKLATDFTVENLGFTSYPPAYLSEQATGKNLLSGANFASGASGYLDSTSTLYGAISLNQQLRNYKDYQSKVEKVAGRANATALFTGSIYVVSAGASDFVQNYYINPVVNRAYTPDRFADLVVQNFNTFIEGLYNLGARRIGVTSLPPLGCLPVAITLFGGGSSDCITRLNNDAIVFNKKLNTAGQTLRKSHPRLKLVVFDIYNPLLDLIRHPENNGFFEARKACCGTGTIETSLLCNTGSPGTCANATGYVFWDSVHPTEAANQLLSDALLTQGIDLIS, encoded by the exons ATGGGCTCAAGGATAGGTGGAATGGGTGGATCAGTGATGCTGCTATTGGTGGCTCAACTATGGGTTGGGTTGGTGGCGGTGTGTGAGGGGCAGGGCCTGGTCCCTGGGGTCATGATCTTTGGAGACTCGGTCGTCGACGTCGGCAACAACAACAACCGTCTCACTCTTGTGAAGGCCAACTTCCCCCCGTATGGGAGAGATTTTGCCAACCATATTCCGACTGGAAGGTTTTGTAATGGCAAACTAGCAACTGACTTCACTG TGGAGAATCTTGGGTTCACTTCATATCCACCGGCCTATCTTAGCGAACAGGCCACGGGGAAGAACCTCTTGTCCGGTGCCAACTTTGCGTCTGGTGCTTCTGGCTACTTGGACAGTACATCAACCCTTTAT GGTGCTATCTCACTAAATCAGCAGCTGAGGAACTACAAAGATTACCAGTCCAAGGTGGAGAAGGTAGCAGGGAGGGCAAATGCTACGGCCCTCTTCACCGGATCTATCTACGTAGTGAGTGCAGGGGCCAGTGATTTCGTGCAGAACTACTACATCAACCCCGTGGTTAACAGGGCCTACACCCCGGACCGGTTTGCCGATTTGGTCGTACAAAACTTCAACACTTTCATTGAG GGTCTATACAACTTGGGAGCTCGGAGGATCGGGGTAACTTCGCTGCCACCGCTGGGCTGTCTTCCAGTAGCCATCACCCTGTTTGGCGGTGGCAGCAGTGACTGCATCACCCGCCTCAACAACGATGCAATAGTCTTTAACAAGAAGCTCAACACCGCCGGCCAGACCCTGAGGAAGAGCCATCCTAGACTGAAGCTGGTTGTGTTTGACATCTACAACCCCCTGCTTGACCTTATCAGGCACCCTGAAAATAATG GGTTCTTTGAAGCAAGGAAGGCATGCTGTGGGACTGGGACCATTGAGACATCTCTTCTCTGCAACACGGGGTCACCGGGTACATGCGCCAATGCCACCGGGTATGTGTTCTGGGATAGTGTCCACCCAACTGAGGCTGCCAATCAGCTCTTGTCGGATGCCCTCCTCACCCAAGGCATTGATCTCATCTCCTAA
- the LOC105053794 gene encoding threonine dehydratase biosynthetic, chloroplastic — protein MESLAFARPSRVGLQFPVRSPPPPSAVGSCPFLLARHARPAAAGGKGPLLKAAAIASSSSAAITSQPDVASSSPPALPLQKVTADSLQYESGYLGGISERTAAAAVEGGRDGVLNPMEYLTNILSSRVYDVAIESPLQLAPKLSERLGVDFWLKREDLQPVFSFKLRGAYNMMAKLTRDQLCRGVICSSAGNHAQGVALAAQKLGCDAVIVMPVTTPEIKWKSVERLGATVVLVGDSYDEAQLYAKQRGEQEGRTFIPPFDHPDVIMGQGTVGMEIIRQLQGPLHAIFVPVGGGGLIAGIAAYVKRVRPEVKIIGVEPSDANAMALSLYHGQRVSLEQVGGFADGVAVKVVGEETFRLCRELVDGVVLVNRDAICASIKDMFEEKRSILEPAGALSLAGAEAYCKYYGLKGVSVVAITSGANMNFDRLRLVTELADVGRKREAVLATILQEERGSFKQFCELVGSINITEFKYRYDSHKEDALVLYSVGLHTDAELVAMVERMKSAQLRTINLTNNNLVKDHMRYFVGGRSNVQDELLCRFIFPERPGALMKFLDAFSPRWNISLFHYRAQGDTGANVLVGIQVPEEDMEEFTKQANNLGYEYTYEVTDEVYRLLMQ, from the exons ATGGAGTCCCTCGCCTTCGCCCGCCCCTCCCGCGTTGGGCTCCAATTCCCCGTCCGCTCGCCGCCTCCGCCATCGGCCGTCGGCAGCTGCCCCTTCCTCCTCGCCCGTCACGCCCGCCCCGCAGCCGCCGGTGGAAAAGGTCCCCTCTTGAAGGCCGCCGCCATCGCTTCCTCCTCCTCGGCGGCCATCACGTCACAACCCGACGTCGCCTCCTCCTCCCCTCCCGCTCTTCCCCTTCAAAAGGTCACCGCGGACTCGTTGCAGTACGAAAGTGGGTACTTGGGCGGCATCTCGGAGAGGACCgcggcggcggcggtggaggGAGGGAGGGATGGGGTGCTCAATCCGATGGAGTATCTGACCAATATACTCTCGTCGAGGGTTTACGATGTCGCAATTGAGTCCCCCCTGCAGCTGGCGCCGAAGCTGTCCGAGAGGCTCGGGGTCGATTTCTGGCTCAAGAGAGAGGATTTGCAACCC GTCTTCTCATTCAAGTTGCGAGGGGCATACAACATGATGGCCAAGCTGACGAGGGATCAGTTGTGCAGGGGTGTTATCTGTTCATCTGCTGGTAACCATGCCCAAGGAGTTGCATTGGCTGCTCAGAAACTAGGTTGTGATGCTGTGATTGTGATGCCAGTTACCACACCAGAAATTAAG TGGAAATCTGTTGAGAGATTAGGTGCAACAGTTGTTCTTGTGGGGGACTCTTATGATGAAGCCCAGTTATATGCCAAGCAACGTGGTGAGCAGGAAGGTCGCACGTTCATACCCCCTTTTGATCATCCAGATGTCATCATGGGTCAGGGCACTGTTGGAATGGAAATCATTCGCCAATTGCAAGGCCCACTACATGCTATATTTGTGCCTGTTGGAGGTGGTGGACTGATAGCGGGAATAGCTGCTTATGTAAAACGGGTTCGCCCTGAG GTAAAGATCATTGGGGTGGAGCCTTCTGATGCAAATGCCATGGCATTATCTTTGTATCATGGTCAAAGGGTCAGTCTAGAGcaagtgggaggatttgcagatGGTGTGGCTGTTAAAGTAGTTGGAGAAGAGACATTTCGCTTATGCCGAGAACTAGTAGATGGAGTGGTTCTTGTCAACCGTGATGCTATTTGTGCATCCATAAAG GATATGTTTGAGGAGAAAAGGAGCATTTTAGAACCAGCTGGTGCCCTTTCTCTAGCTGGGGCAGAAGCATACTGCAAATACTATGGCTTGAAAGGTGTAAGTGTTGTTGCAATAACTAGTGGTGCAAACATGAACTTTGATAGGCTTAGGTTAGTAACTGAACTTGCTGACGTTGGTCGGAAACGAGAGGCTGTTCTGGCTACCATACTGCAAGAGGAGCGTGGAAGTTTTAAACAATTTTGTGAACTG GTGGGTTCTATAAACATTACAGAGTTCAAATATAGATATGATTCACATAAAGAAGATGCTCTTGTTCTTTACAG TGTTGGGCTTCACACTGATGCTGAACTTGTAGCCATGGTGGAGCGCATGAAATCTGCACAGCTAAGAACTATTAATCTTACCAATAATAACTTGGTGAAGGATCATATGCGATACTTT GTGGGAGGCCGGTCGAATGTCCAAGATGAGCTACTTTGCCGGTTTATCTTCCCTGAAAGGCCAGGGGctctcatgaaatttttggatGCCTTTAGTCCACGTTGGAATATCAGCCTCTTCCATTATCGAGCACAG GGTGACACTGGTGCTAATGTTTTGGTTGGAAtccaagtgccagaggaggatatggAAGAATTCACGAAGCAGGCTAACAATCTTGGTTATGAGTATACATACGAGGTAACTGATGAGGTTTATCGGCTTTTAATGCAGTGA